A portion of the Lysinibacillus timonensis genome contains these proteins:
- a CDS encoding spore coat protein GerQ encodes MAYYYWNPNVQQQPFTPNTQFSNQNQPLNQTQQMTPPAISGGTTMSPSAAPSFLRGEESYIENILRLNRGKVGNFWFTVPTADAPGKEGNTVRVRGNIVEAGRDHAIIRELQTNHYFLFPMIYFDFAEFDEAITYLHQGSIVNPNTSTRQ; translated from the coding sequence TTGGCATATTATTATTGGAATCCTAATGTTCAGCAACAACCCTTTACTCCTAACACACAATTCTCGAATCAAAATCAACCACTTAATCAAACACAACAAATGACTCCTCCAGCAATTAGTGGTGGTACTACAATGTCACCTTCTGCTGCACCTTCATTCCTAAGAGGTGAAGAGTCCTATATAGAAAACATTTTACGTTTAAACCGCGGTAAGGTTGGTAACTTCTGGTTTACAGTTCCAACTGCAGATGCTCCTGGAAAAGAAGGAAACACAGTTAGAGTTCGTGGTAATATTGTTGAGGCCGGTCGAGATCATGCGATTATTCGTGAATTACAAACAAATCATTACTTTTTATTCCCAATGATTTATTTTGACTTCGCTGAATTTGATGAAGCTATTACTTATTTACATCAAGGATCTATCGTTAATCCGAATACTTCCACTCGGCAATAG
- the hemQ gene encoding hydrogen peroxide-dependent heme synthase, with translation MNEAAMTLDGWYCLHDFRAIDWTSWKLVSDEERTKAVNEFIQYLEKLNEAHVAKTGSHAFYSILGQKADFMLMILRETPEELQQLEAEFNKLAIADFTVPTYSYVSVVELSNYLAKGSDEDPYQNPHIRARLYPELPRTKYVCFYPMDKRREGNDNWYMLQMDERRKLMHSHGMIGRTYAGKVKQYITGSVGLDDHEWGVTLFSDDMLQFKKIVYEMRFDEVSARYGEFGEFLVGNILDNDSLVNFLSIK, from the coding sequence ATGAATGAAGCAGCAATGACATTAGACGGTTGGTACTGTTTACACGATTTTCGTGCAATTGACTGGACTTCTTGGAAATTAGTTTCTGATGAAGAACGTACTAAAGCTGTAAATGAGTTTATACAATACTTAGAAAAGCTAAACGAGGCACATGTTGCCAAAACGGGCTCTCATGCTTTCTATTCTATCCTTGGACAAAAAGCAGATTTCATGTTAATGATTCTTCGCGAAACACCAGAAGAATTACAACAGTTGGAAGCAGAGTTTAATAAACTTGCTATTGCAGACTTTACTGTACCTACGTATTCATATGTCTCTGTAGTAGAACTTTCTAACTATTTAGCTAAAGGTTCAGATGAAGATCCTTATCAAAACCCACATATTCGTGCTCGTCTATACCCTGAGTTACCACGTACGAAATATGTTTGTTTCTACCCTATGGACAAACGTCGCGAGGGTAATGATAACTGGTATATGCTACAAATGGATGAACGTCGTAAATTAATGCATTCTCACGGTATGATTGGCCGTACTTATGCAGGTAAAGTTAAACAATACATTACGGGTTCTGTAGGGTTAGACGATCATGAATGGGGAGTTACTTTGTTCTCTGATGATATGCTTCAATTCAAAAAGATTGTCTACGAGATGCGTTTCGACGAGGTGTCAGCACGTTACGGAGAATTCGGTGAATTTTTAGTTGGGAATATACTAGACAATGATAGTTTAGTTAATTTCTTATCCATAAAATAA
- a CDS encoding methyl-accepting chemotaxis protein, with protein sequence MKIGKKLGVSFYSLIALMCISVGISFFNLTIIESKIEEALEHRVSQILIAEDMRYAVTNQSSSIREYIIGGSLSAKERLAQYQSDFDINVKELNGLVQSETMKGYLNEINALEEDVKRNIELALNAVEEGRTQQAIMIVSNQLNTGNVNLAEAISGMIEYQTQQLNEINQETDAAIITSKTVSIVVLIVSLIVGLLLIINVRRKISKPLKTVAVSVENISAGDLTIQDLNIESKDEIGQLARAINTMKNNLKGLVQNLQDNAEHLSVAAQQLSASTEEISASTEDVTKRVNTTAQIVKESATAAVESANAMEETAAGVGRISESTQTLHSSSIEASETASHGETIIRQAETQVETINSSTITVNNLVKKLNKQTDEIEKISRVITEITEQTNLLALNAAIEAARAGDHGKGFAVVANEVRKLAEESKESASQIVSLTLEIKKDTNDVTEAVSNSIASVKDGVKIIGEAGDSFSNIALAVENMKEQIAEISVISEQISASAQEVSASVTEISNGSTASANDVETVAASIEEQSVIIGQVNQVAVELSDKASSLQMEIQKFKI encoded by the coding sequence ATGAAGATTGGTAAGAAATTGGGTGTATCGTTTTACTCTTTAATTGCTTTGATGTGTATATCTGTAGGAATAAGTTTTTTTAACTTAACAATAATTGAATCGAAAATAGAAGAAGCATTGGAGCATCGTGTTTCTCAAATTCTTATTGCTGAAGACATGCGCTATGCAGTAACAAATCAAAGTTCATCTATAAGAGAGTATATAATCGGTGGGTCATTAAGTGCAAAAGAGAGATTAGCTCAGTATCAAAGTGACTTTGATATAAATGTTAAAGAATTAAACGGTTTAGTTCAAAGCGAAACGATGAAAGGCTATTTAAATGAAATCAATGCCTTAGAAGAAGATGTTAAACGTAATATTGAGTTAGCTTTAAATGCAGTGGAAGAAGGAAGAACACAGCAGGCTATCATGATTGTTTCAAACCAATTGAATACAGGTAATGTCAATTTGGCTGAGGCCATCTCAGGTATGATTGAGTATCAAACACAACAGCTAAATGAAATAAATCAAGAAACTGATGCTGCAATTATTACTTCAAAAACGGTTTCAATCGTAGTATTGATTGTTAGTTTAATTGTTGGATTGTTGCTCATTATCAATGTACGAAGAAAAATATCGAAGCCATTAAAAACAGTCGCAGTCTCAGTTGAAAATATTTCTGCGGGTGACTTAACAATTCAAGATTTAAATATTGAATCGAAAGATGAAATCGGACAACTGGCTAGAGCAATCAATACAATGAAAAATAATTTAAAAGGTTTAGTTCAAAATTTACAAGATAATGCAGAACATTTAAGTGTGGCGGCTCAACAATTAAGTGCGAGTACCGAGGAAATATCAGCATCCACAGAGGATGTAACAAAAAGAGTCAATACTACAGCTCAGATAGTAAAAGAGAGCGCTACAGCCGCAGTAGAAAGTGCAAATGCAATGGAGGAAACGGCAGCTGGTGTCGGCAGAATTTCAGAATCGACACAAACTTTACATTCGTCATCTATTGAAGCAAGTGAAACAGCAAGTCACGGTGAAACTATTATACGTCAGGCAGAAACACAGGTGGAGACGATTAATTCATCCACGATAACCGTCAATAATCTTGTTAAAAAACTAAACAAACAAACGGATGAGATTGAAAAAATTTCTCGAGTCATAACAGAAATTACAGAACAAACGAACTTACTTGCCCTTAATGCTGCAATTGAAGCAGCGAGAGCTGGAGATCATGGTAAAGGCTTCGCTGTAGTTGCTAACGAGGTAAGGAAACTTGCAGAAGAGTCAAAAGAATCAGCAAGTCAAATTGTATCACTTACACTGGAAATAAAAAAAGACACGAACGATGTCACAGAAGCAGTTTCTAATTCTATTGCTTCTGTAAAAGATGGAGTTAAGATAATAGGAGAAGCAGGGGACTCGTTCTCAAACATTGCTTTAGCGGTAGAGAACATGAAAGAGCAGATTGCGGAAATTTCGGTTATCTCAGAACAAATATCCGCAAGTGCCCAAGAAGTATCGGCTTCAGTTACAGAAATATCAAATGGCTCCACTGCTTCAGCAAATGATGTTGAAACAGTTGCCGCCTCAATTGAAGAACAATCTGTAATAATTGGTCAAGTCAATCAAGTTGCGGTTGAATTAAGTGATAAAGCATCATCTTTACAAATGGAAATCCAAAAGTTTAAAATTTAA
- a CDS encoding biotin/lipoate A/B protein ligase family protein, protein MNELLTSRSWRFIDQSISAIQRTPLESFAMDDTLCYLVGQGMSESTIRTWVHDSTVVLGIQDHRLPFVQEGIELLKRKGYQSIVRNSGGLAVVLDPGVLNISLVLCEKGHSISINSGYEAMVDLVKKLFPEVANKIEAYEIEGSYCPGSYDLSIDGKKFAGISQRRLRQGIAVQIYLCVEGSGSERAELIRDFYQISLKNEQTKFKYPQIQPSVMASLSELLNEELTVFDIIIRLQNFMESNGDMKRQSLNDEEMAYYSSYLQRVLERNEKMLNR, encoded by the coding sequence ATGAATGAGTTGTTAACTAGTAGAAGTTGGAGATTTATAGATCAATCTATAAGCGCTATTCAAAGAACACCACTTGAATCCTTTGCAATGGATGATACACTTTGCTATCTAGTAGGGCAAGGTATGAGTGAATCTACAATAAGAACTTGGGTTCATGACAGTACAGTTGTGTTAGGTATTCAAGATCATAGACTTCCCTTTGTCCAAGAAGGTATTGAACTATTAAAACGCAAGGGTTATCAATCTATTGTCCGGAATTCTGGTGGACTTGCGGTAGTATTAGACCCAGGAGTTCTAAACATTTCCCTCGTATTATGTGAGAAAGGGCACTCGATAAGTATAAACAGTGGATATGAGGCGATGGTTGATTTAGTTAAAAAACTATTCCCAGAAGTGGCGAATAAAATAGAAGCCTATGAAATTGAAGGATCTTACTGTCCAGGTTCCTATGATTTAAGTATAGACGGCAAAAAGTTTGCTGGAATTTCACAACGAAGACTTCGTCAAGGAATTGCCGTGCAAATTTATTTATGTGTTGAAGGAAGTGGTAGCGAACGAGCTGAGCTTATACGTGATTTTTATCAAATTAGCTTAAAAAATGAACAAACAAAATTCAAGTACCCGCAAATTCAACCTTCTGTAATGGCGTCTTTAAGTGAATTGTTGAATGAAGAATTAACAGTTTTTGATATCATCATACGTCTACAAAACTTCATGGAATCAAATGGGGATATGAAACGACAATCATTAAATGATGAAGAAATGGCATATTATTCTTCTTATTTACAACGAGTCTTAGAACGTAACGAAAAAATGCTTAATCGTTAA